The Legionella cincinnatiensis genome includes a region encoding these proteins:
- the rlmN gene encoding 23S rRNA (adenine(2503)-C(2))-methyltransferase RlmN encodes MTAQKVNLLNYNYQQMRELLSSWGEQPYRAQQIIQWIHQAGLTDFAKMTNLGKALREKLLQLSYIKLPEIIACQKSNDGTHKWLLKLECGNCIETVYIPETNRGTLCVSSQVGCALNCSFCSTAKQGFNRNLTTAEIIGQVWLAVRELSQSQGNHDKRVTNVVMMGMGEPLLNFDNVVSAMNIMMDDFAYGLSKRRVTLSTSGVLPDLERLREVSPVALAVSLHAPNDELRNELVPINKKYPLAQLMALCKIYFKNEPRRKVTFEYVMLKGVNDQPEHATQLIKLLRNIPAKVNLIPFNPFPMTQYERSSQEAIDAFREKLMAHGINTITRKTRGDDIDAACGQLAGEVKDRTTRSQRWQKLNFISKADQEQRTRE; translated from the coding sequence TTGACTGCACAAAAAGTAAATCTTCTGAATTATAATTACCAACAAATGCGTGAGCTATTGAGTAGCTGGGGTGAACAACCATATCGAGCTCAGCAAATAATACAGTGGATTCATCAAGCAGGCTTAACTGACTTCGCTAAAATGACTAACCTAGGAAAGGCGCTAAGAGAAAAGCTACTTCAATTATCCTACATTAAATTACCAGAAATAATTGCGTGTCAAAAATCTAATGACGGAACTCATAAATGGTTATTAAAGCTTGAATGCGGAAATTGTATTGAGACTGTATATATTCCCGAAACTAACCGAGGAACTTTATGTGTCTCCTCTCAAGTTGGATGCGCTTTAAATTGTTCTTTTTGTTCTACAGCGAAACAAGGTTTTAATCGAAATCTCACAACAGCCGAAATTATTGGACAGGTTTGGTTGGCAGTACGTGAACTATCACAAAGCCAAGGGAATCATGACAAAAGAGTCACAAATGTGGTGATGATGGGAATGGGGGAACCATTACTTAATTTTGATAATGTTGTTTCTGCAATGAATATTATGATGGATGATTTTGCATATGGCTTATCAAAACGACGAGTTACTTTAAGTACTTCTGGGGTTTTACCTGATCTAGAGCGTTTAAGAGAGGTAAGTCCGGTCGCTTTAGCAGTTTCTCTTCATGCACCTAATGACGAATTGAGAAATGAACTTGTCCCAATTAATAAGAAATATCCATTAGCTCAATTAATGGCCTTGTGTAAAATTTATTTTAAAAATGAACCAAGAAGGAAGGTAACTTTTGAATATGTGATGCTTAAAGGAGTAAACGATCAACCAGAGCACGCAACTCAATTAATTAAGTTATTACGTAATATTCCTGCAAAAGTAAACTTAATTCCTTTTAATCCATTTCCAATGACACAATATGAGCGTTCTTCGCAAGAAGCAATCGATGCATTTAGGGAAAAATTGATGGCACATGGAATTAACACCATTACTCGTAAAACACGAGGTGATGATATTGATGCTGCATGTGGTCAGTTAGCGGGAGAGGTAAAGGATAGAACAACCCGCTCTCAAAGATGGCAAAAATTAAATTTTATATCCAAGGCTGATCAAGAACAGCGTACGAGGGAATAA
- the pilW gene encoding type IV pilus biogenesis/stability protein PilW — protein sequence MLKRFYSLLIMVCLLMQACTHNEESEKQNLKKPDLGRAASYNVQLGLSYLKQGDRPRAKKKLLTAFEQEPASPDVNSALAYYFEQTKELDQAEKYYLKAISLTGSGGPQLNNYGAFLCRQGDYKNAEKYFLKAVNDLQYIHTAGAYENAGLCALSVPNDEKALFYFTKALNQDPSRKVSFYELLKLEIKTGKEQDAFALVQNHPDLVLNDKILLSLAKEVSDKVGQHHIAAEYEQSINNLNSHIDNSGVNNEHNNHSG from the coding sequence GTGTTAAAAAGGTTTTATTCCTTGTTGATTATGGTCTGCTTGTTGATGCAGGCATGTACTCATAATGAAGAAAGTGAAAAACAAAATTTAAAAAAGCCCGATCTTGGTAGGGCTGCATCATACAATGTTCAGCTGGGGTTAAGCTATTTAAAACAAGGCGACAGACCGCGAGCGAAAAAGAAATTGCTTACTGCATTTGAGCAAGAGCCTGCGTCCCCTGATGTTAATTCAGCATTAGCTTATTATTTTGAACAAACTAAAGAATTGGATCAAGCAGAAAAATACTATTTAAAGGCAATATCTCTAACCGGAAGCGGAGGGCCCCAGCTTAATAATTATGGTGCTTTTTTATGTCGCCAAGGTGATTATAAAAATGCTGAAAAATACTTTTTAAAAGCAGTTAATGATTTACAATATATCCATACTGCTGGGGCTTATGAAAATGCAGGACTATGCGCATTATCTGTTCCTAATGATGAAAAGGCTCTGTTTTATTTCACCAAAGCATTGAATCAAGATCCCTCACGGAAGGTATCTTTTTATGAATTGTTGAAATTAGAAATTAAAACCGGAAAAGAGCAAGATGCTTTTGCTTTAGTGCAGAATCATCCTGATTTAGTTTTAAATGACAAAATATTGTTATCTTTAGCTAAAGAAGTTTCTGATAAAGTGGGTCAGCATCATATCGCTGCAGAATATGAGCAAAGTATAAATAATTTGAATTCCCATATCGATAACAGTGGAGTAAATAATGAACACAATAACCACTCTGGATGA
- the ndk gene encoding nucleoside-diphosphate kinase, producing the protein MAKELTLSIIKPDAVAKSVIGQIYTRFENAGLNIIAAKMMQLSREQAENFYDIHRARPFFKDLVEFMISGPVMVQVLQGEDAVLKNREIMGATNPKEAAPGTIRADFADSIDANAVHGSDSLENATREIAFFFEPHEVCER; encoded by the coding sequence ATGGCAAAAGAATTAACATTGTCAATTATTAAACCTGATGCAGTAGCTAAATCTGTAATTGGTCAAATTTATACACGTTTTGAAAATGCTGGTCTAAACATTATTGCAGCAAAAATGATGCAACTTTCTCGTGAGCAAGCAGAAAATTTTTATGACATTCATCGTGCACGACCATTTTTTAAAGATTTAGTTGAGTTCATGATTTCAGGTCCAGTAATGGTCCAAGTATTACAAGGCGAAGACGCTGTTTTGAAAAATAGAGAAATTATGGGTGCTACCAATCCTAAAGAAGCTGCACCTGGAACCATTCGTGCTGATTTTGCTGATAGTATTGATGCAAATGCAGTACATGGTTCGGATAGTTTAGAAAATGCCACTCGTGAAATTGCGTTCTTCTTTGAACCACATGAAGTTTGTGAAAGATAA
- a CDS encoding helix-turn-helix domain-containing protein, whose amino-acid sequence MNTITTLDENMLENDKNPGAHLASIREQKGYTIEYVANKLHLRARIIELIENNEFHLLPEPVFVKGYLRAYAKLLGTSPEPYLAIFNKQYLVERKPERALWQQSKRESHKAEHIIRWFTLLFALGVIVAVGIWWQKNRDNQQVFSTNSTTTPADLSLNQQIPVNKNLEIKLTDISKMQSLLNPKPEMSPMEKRGD is encoded by the coding sequence ATGAACACAATAACCACTCTGGATGAAAATATGCTTGAAAATGATAAGAATCCAGGAGCGCACCTTGCCTCTATACGAGAACAAAAGGGTTATACTATCGAATATGTTGCTAATAAGCTTCATTTAAGAGCTCGTATCATTGAATTAATTGAAAATAACGAGTTTCATTTGTTGCCTGAACCTGTTTTTGTTAAAGGATATTTGCGTGCTTACGCCAAGTTATTAGGTACTTCTCCCGAGCCTTATTTAGCAATATTTAATAAACAGTACCTTGTTGAGAGAAAACCAGAACGTGCTTTATGGCAACAGAGTAAACGCGAATCACATAAAGCAGAACATATCATTCGTTGGTTTACTCTCTTATTTGCTTTGGGGGTTATTGTTGCTGTTGGTATTTGGTGGCAAAAAAATAGGGATAATCAACAGGTATTTTCGACAAATAGCACCACTACTCCTGCCGATTTATCGCTGAATCAACAAATACCAGTCAATAAAAATTTAGAGATTAAGTTAACTGATATATCTAAAATGCAATCTTTACTCAATCCTAAACCAGAAATGTCTCCAATGGAGAAGAGAGGTGACTGA